One Hemibagrus wyckioides isolate EC202008001 linkage group LG07, SWU_Hwy_1.0, whole genome shotgun sequence DNA segment encodes these proteins:
- the LOC131356326 gene encoding neural cell adhesion molecule 1-A-like, whose amino-acid sequence MRKWTRISYSNKRVQTFNNIQLINIFMSCSVSVSFLVLISLIPVAQAQGSPKAVVSIKPDTHVFIGEIVTVRCDIQGGGDTQGTYSWKLINSEDGRERFSTDNTKQVVKIQSVKDSGTYTCSIKGRDSQSSEISDAVTLTVSAKPKATVRVNPQSSVYTGDTVTLSCELQQGTGWVFDWYKNNQPQNLNSEQENTLKVTVDNAGETEYQCRASRLNFGDYGDTRFYYTDLSDPVKITVSAKPKLTVRVNPQSSVYTGDTVTLSCELQQETGWEFHWYRNNQLQNLNREQANTLKVTVDNAGETEYRCRANRINNSYYYFTEFSDPVKITVKGMS is encoded by the exons ATGAGaaaatggaccagaatctcTTACTCCAACAAGAGAGTACAGACCTTTAATAACATCCAACTTATTAACATATTTATgtcatgttctgtttctgtttcctttttagtgctgatttcacttataccagtggcccaggctcaag ggAGTCCTAAAGCTGTGGTGTCCATAAAGCCTGATACACATGTGTTCATTGGAGAGATTGTTACTGTCAGATGTGacatacagggaggaggagacactcagGGGACTTACAGCTGGAAGCTAATTAATAGTGAAGATGGAAGAGAGAGATTCTCCACAGACAACACAAAGCAGGTCGTCAAAATCCAGTCTGTTAAAGACAGTGGTACCTACACCTGCAGTATAAAGGGGAGAGactctcagagctcagagatcagtgatgctgttacactgactgtatcag caaaacccaaagcgactgtgagagtgaatcctcagagctccgtctacactggagacaccgtcactctgagctgtgagctgcagcaggggacTGGATGGGTGTTTGactggtacaaaaataatcagccacagaatctgaacagtgaacaagagaacacacttaaagtgacagtcgataatgcaggagaaacagaatACCAGTGTCGGGCATCTAGGCTGAACTTCGGCGACTACGGTGACACTCGCTTCTACTACACAGACCTGAGTGATCCGGTCAAGATTACTGTGAGCG caaaacccaaactgactgtgagagtgaatcctcagagctccgtctacactggagacaccgtcactctgagctgtgagctgcagcaggagactggatgggagtttcactggtacagaaataatcagttacagaatctgaacagagaacaagcaaacacacttaaagtgacagtcgataatgcaggagaaacagagtaccggtgtcgggcaaacaggataaacaacagctactactacttcacagagttcagtgatcctgtcaagattacagtgaaAGGTATGTCATGA